In Papaver somniferum cultivar HN1 chromosome 9, ASM357369v1, whole genome shotgun sequence, the genomic stretch gcagtggtggtggATATTTCGCATCGTTTACTTCTCGATTATCTAATTTAGGAACTGCTCTAGGGTATGGAAATTTTGCTAATAGTTTTCGGTTTGATTTTGATTGTGATTTTCTTGATGGTATTTTGATTAATTTATCGGTGGATTTtgtttgttgttattgttgtttaGTTTGATGAGTGATGAAGGAGTTGAAGTAAGAAATTCAGAAGCAGGAGGTGCTGAAGATTCAGTTGAGGTGATTAATCCAGAAGGAGGTACAGAGGATTCAGTTGAAGAAGCTAACAAAGGAAGATGGAAGCAAGAGGTAATTTTAATTTTCTCCCCCTAAACCCTAGTTTTCGTGATTTTGCAATCCCTAGTTTCTCATTTATTTGAGTAAATTTCATTTATAGTAGACTTATGTTTTGACATGATTAACATGGATTGATGGAGGATTCTTAATTCCGACTCTGCTAAGGTGCTAAACACTTCAAACATGATGCCCATGTGGAGTCTCTAATCCTCAGGATTGGGTAACACTTGGGTGAATCGGCATGTGACTTACTGTCACATTGGAGTGCTGGCAAATAGCTAGCACCAAGTGCAACTAATTCTTACATGTGGAGTCCGTAATCCTCGGGAACCCATGTGATTCACTGCCACGTTGGGTTGCTAGCAACTAGCTACCCCTTAGTGCAACTGTTCTAGCATTTTCCTTCAAAACTTGTTAGGGTGCTAGCTACTTGGTCCTAAGCTTAGGTGGATGATGACATGCACAAAATCCAGATGCCCTGGATCTTCGGGATGGATAACTCATTGGGGTGAAAAGTAGCTACCACCTGCGGATCGTGGTATTCATCTCAACAGGTTGTTGATCCCAAGGATCTAAGGCTTGTGGATGCTGGGCAATCGCCATCTACATCAGACTGAAAGCAACTAGCTAACAAGTAGTTAGTGGCCAAGCATGGtcaatttgtttgtttgtttgttggcGTGGAGGAAGAAATCTTTCTGTCAATTACTTAATACATCACTTAATACATCATTTGTAGGAAGACCTAGTTTCTGGTGTTGTTGTTTGACTGTTAGTTTGGGGTTCTTTACTTTATTGTTTTTATAGGAACGTGAAAGTCACTGGAAGATAATGAAGAACTATATTGGCTCAGATATTACGTCATTGGTGACACTTCCGGTTTTTATAATGGAACCAATGAGCACACTTCAGAAAATGGCAGAGGTATGTGTCTATCAATACTGCAAATTGGATGTCATTATGGATTTTCATGTGGGTGAGTTTGATGCTTCTTAGTACAACTTTAACCATCGATTTTGCAGATAATGGAGTATTCTCACTTGTTAGATCTGGCAGATGAATGTGAGGATCCACACATGCGGATGGTTTATGCTAGTAAGTGTTTCATCTCAATGTTACCTGTGGAGTATATCGTGTTTATGTCATTATATGGAATACAGAACTCATGGTTTTCCACTGCAGCTACATGGGCTGTATCAGTCTATTATGCTTTGCAGCGGACATGGAAGCCATTTAATCCCATACTTGGTGAGACTTATGAAATGGTCAATCATGGTGGCATTACATTCCTTGCAGAGCAGGTAAGATGCAGAGAATTATGATTTTCCATTCAGTCTGTTTTTTGTTGGCTCTTGTTGATCTGTGTAGTCTCAATCGATAATGAGACACACTAATTTACTTATTTTTCCATTTCAGGTGTGTCATCATCCCCCAGTTGGTGCTGCACAtgctgaaaatgaacattttactTACGATTTGACTTCCAAGCTAAAGACCAAATTGCTTGGAAATTCGGTTGAGATCTATCCTGTTGGAAGGTACTGTTAGAAGCTTGATCTTTACTGAACATAAGTACCTTTAGACGCTTCAAATTTTTAAGTTCCATAATTTAAACTGGTTCTGTTTGGTTGAATTCTTAAATTGTTGATATCTGTAATGCAGAACTCGTGTTACCCTTAAAAGAGATGGTGTAGTCTTAGACTTGGTCCCCCCTCCCTCCAAAGCCAATAACCTTATTTTTGGGCGGACTTGGGTTGATTCAGCGGGAGACATGATTATGACGAATATGACTACTGGAGAAAAAGTTGTTCTGTACTTTCAACCTTGTGGATGGTTCGGGTATGTTTATCTGCTTACATTAATTTCGCTGCGATTGATCTCTTGATACAACAAGAAgttaaataagaaaaagaaaaaaagtaaaacCATAGATTAGTTTTTTGTGTAGTTAAGGTCGTTAGCGGGCAAGGCCGACTGGGGTCGAGGATTATATTGTAATGGATAGATGATTAGGCGTAGATATAAACATCAAACCCACTCAACATCATCTTATTGCAACGCTTACACCTTACACCACCCTTCATAGTTTATACTGATTAACTTCCCTATTGTCAGCTGTATCCTTTCTTTTGACTGGTTTTTTAGGTCAGCCAGTAAAGACCCAGTAAATGTACCGGCTTAGTATCACTAAATTAGcaattttattatttaatttttcttttcttccctaTACCcgaactaaaagaaaagaaacaaaccaCATAGCTAAATGAAAAAGAGTTGAAGCTAAATTTAGCAGCTGGTCCTTCTCTTCTCcgtctctcttcttttttttgtttcaacAGATGAATGGTTCTAACTACTAAATGTAGTTTTAAGTTTTTAGCTACTCCAGCCCTTAACCATTTAAAGGTAAACAGTGAAGTTCTGGGTTGGGGCCTTACTGACGAGTTAATAGGCGACCTAGTGGCCGGGCTTAGTTGTCCCTACCCATTAGACGTCAACACTTCTGTAGTCCCATGACTACACATATATTTCTTTTTAAAAGTTCACTTCCTGCGGATTGGTATTCAAGTTGTAATTTTGCAGGGCTGGGCGGTATGAAGTGGATGGATATGTTTACAATGCTGCGGAGGAACCCAAAATACTGATGACTGGAAAGTGGAACCAGTCAATGAGTTATCAACCTTGTGATATGGAAGGAGAGCCCCTTCCAGGAACTGA encodes the following:
- the LOC113310699 gene encoding oxysterol-binding protein-related protein 3C-like; amino-acid sequence: MDSKDQSNSSSSGGGYFASFTSRLSNLGTALGLMSDEGVEVRNSEAGGAEDSVEVINPEGGTEDSVEEANKGRWKQEERESHWKIMKNYIGSDITSLVTLPVFIMEPMSTLQKMAEIMEYSHLLDLADECEDPHMRMVYATTWAVSVYYALQRTWKPFNPILGETYEMVNHGGITFLAEQVCHHPPVGAAHAENEHFTYDLTSKLKTKLLGNSVEIYPVGRTRVTLKRDGVVLDLVPPPSKANNLIFGRTWVDSAGDMIMTNMTTGEKVVLYFQPCGWFGAGRYEVDGYVYNAAEEPKILMTGKWNQSMSYQPCDMEGEPLPGTELKEVWKVADAPENDKFQYTHFAHKINSLDTAPKKLLASDSRLRPDRYVLEKGDLSKAGSAKSSLEEKQRAEKRNRDAKGHKFTPRWFEMSEEVATTPWGDLEVYRFNGKYNQHREAADISEDTNIIDIESTEFNPWQYGNVTTE